The Macaca thibetana thibetana isolate TM-01 chromosome 11, ASM2454274v1, whole genome shotgun sequence genome window below encodes:
- the PHETA1 gene encoding sesquipedalian-1, with amino-acid sequence MKLNERSLAFYATCDAPVDNAGFLYKKGGRHAAYHRRWFVLRGNMLFYFEDAASREPVGVIILEGCTVELVEAAEEFAFAVRFAGTRARTYVLAAESQAAMEGWVKALSRASFDYLRLVVRELEQQLAAVRGGGGMALPQPQSLPSAPAPVPALPLPLPLPRRPSALPPKENGCAVWSTEATFRPGPEPPPPPPRRRASAPHGPLDVAPFARLHECYGQEIRALRGQWLSSRVQP; translated from the coding sequence ATGAAGCTGAACGAGCGCAGCCTGGCCTTCTACGCCACCTGCGACGCCCCAGTGGACAACGCAGGCTTCCTGTACAAGAAGGGCGGGCGACACGCAGCCTACCACCGGCGCTGGTTCGTCCTGCGCGGGAACATGCTCTTCTACTTCGAGGATGCGGCCAGCCGCGAGCCTGTGGGCGTCATCATCCTGGAGGGCTGCACCGTGGAGCTGGTGGAGGCTGCGGAGGAGTTCGCCTTCGCCGTGCGCTTCGCGGGGACCCGGGCGCGCACCTACGTGCTGGCCGCTGAGAGTCAGGCCGCCATGGAGGGTTGGGTCAAGGCCCTGTCGCGTGCCAGCTTCGACTACCTGCGGCTGGTGGTGCGTGAGCTGGAGCAGCAGCTGGCGGCTGTGCGCGGCGGGGGTGGCAtggccctgccccagcctcagtccctgccctctgccccggccccagtcccagccctgcccctgcccctgcccctgccccgccGGCCCAGCGCCCTCCCGCCCAAGGAGAATGGCTGCGCTGTCTGGAGCACTGAGGCCACCTTCAGACCTGGACCCGAGCCCCCTCCGCCACCGCCTCGCCGCCGGGCCTCGGCACCCCACGGGCCCCTGGACGTGGCCCCCTTCGCCCGGCTGCACGAGTGCTATGGCCAGGAGATCCGAGCCCTGCGCGGCCAGTGGCTCAGCAGCCGGGTCCAGCCCTGA